In Zingiber officinale cultivar Zhangliang chromosome 8B, Zo_v1.1, whole genome shotgun sequence, a single genomic region encodes these proteins:
- the LOC122016937 gene encoding remorin-like — MGEETEQIAVVKVEDSSSFSKEKSSRKSTERDSALAQVENEKKLSFIRAWEEGEKSKADNKAQKKKKAIAVWENSKKAGLEADLKKVEEGYEKKKAEYAEKVRNKIAMVHKTADEKRAMVDAKHGEEVLKAEEAAAKFRAIGQTPKKSTFSCFGA, encoded by the exons ATGGGAGAGGAAACTGAGCAAATAGCAGTAGTCAAGGTGGAGGATTCCA gttccttttccaaaGAGAAGAGCTCAAGAAAGTCAACTGAAAGAG ATTCTGCTCTGGCACAGGTTGAGAATGAAAAGAAGTTATCGTTTATCAGGGCatgggaagaaggagaaaaatcaaAAGCAGATAACAA agctcagaagaagaagaaggctatcGCGGTGTGGGAGAACTCCAAGAAGGCAGGTCTAGAAGCTGACCTGAAGAAGGTTGAG GAAGGTTATGAGAAAAAAAAGGCCGAGTATGCGGAGAAAGTCAGAAACAAGATAGCGATGGTACACAAAACAGCTGATGAGAAGCGAGCAATGGTGGATGCGAAGCACGGGGAGGAGGTCCTGAAAGCCGAAGAAGCCGCTGCTAAGTTTCGTGCGATAGGACAAACTCCAAAGAAGAGTACTTTCAGCTGCTTTGGTGCATGA
- the LOC122016936 gene encoding uncharacterized protein LOC122016936 translates to MVINWRRRSNMQSFLSCTTPRVPVCPLPKTNSQPILQRKVEYFNLGDLWDQYREWSAYGIGVPIILDNRDSVVQYYVPYLSAIQIYTSKSHSLTRCMLEDSEKESFSDDNESEKLSRSSDVSDDSLFDQDVSWSARHLLGQLYLQYIEYGSPYGRIPLFDKVNELAQNYPCLTSFKSVDISPASWISVAWYPIYHIPSCRNVKELSTCFLTYHTISASFQENNYVPEEVGNDSCSTNAGDVKEKKSSHNRVSLSPFGLATYKLQGGLWVNPETPDSDMMSSLYSAAYSWLKQLGVEHHDFDFFTTH, encoded by the exons ACAAATTCTCAGCCAATCTTACAACGCAAGGTTGAGTATTTTAATCTTGGAGATCTTTGGGATCAGTATAGAGAGTGGAGTGCATACGGGATTGGAGTCCCAATCATTCTTGATAATCGTGATAGTGTAGTTCAATATTATGTTCCGTACCTCTCTGCGATCCAAATTTACACTAGCAAATCCCATTCTCTCACGAG GTGTATGTTGGAAGATAGTGAAAAGGAATCATTCAGTGACGACAATGAGAGTGAGAAATTGTCTCGATCATCGGATGTTTCAGATGATTCTCTGTTTGACCAGGACGTTTCTTGGTCAGCGAGACATCTTTTAGGGCAATTGTACTTGCAGTATATAGAATATGGTTCTCCTTATGGAAGGATACCTCTCTTTGATAAG GTAAATGAACTAGCACAAAACTATCCTTGTTTGACATCGTTCAAGAGTGTGGACATCTCACCAGCTAGCTGGATTTCGGTTGCCTG GTATCCAATTTACCACATTCCATCTTGCAGAAATGTGAAGGAATTGTCTACTTGCTTTCTAACTTATCATACAATCTCCGCATCCTTCCAAG AAAACAACTATGTGCCAGAGGAAGTTGGCAATGACTCATGTTCCACAAACGCAGGTGACGTGAAGGAGAAAAAGAGCAGCCACAACCGTGTTTCACTTTCTCCCTTTGGTCTCGCCACATACAAACTGCAGGGCGGCCTGTGGGTAAACCCTGAAACGCCAGACAGTGACATGATGAGCTCCCTCTACAGTGCAGCATACTCTTGGCTGAAGCAGTTAGGAGTCGAACACCATGACTTCGACTTCTTCACTACTCACTAA